In one window of Leptospira sp. GIMC2001 DNA:
- a CDS encoding suppressor of fused domain protein has translation MSQEPDDYSQAGNPIYRHKAQESEFEPTVGNEEIIESIERHVESHIGRIENVYHELISDKVHLDVLFCPPSEEFPFNTLISCGMSSRPMNTPEGAEHLQYGELVLALPPDWPLSQEAFEEEKNYWPIRSLKALARFPHDYKTWISFGHTIPNGDPPQPFDSSTKLSGWILLNPFIFPEEFSESTTPSGDKLHYYLMLPLYAEEMQYKLDYGTNALTDKFA, from the coding sequence ATGTCACAAGAACCAGATGACTATTCACAGGCAGGGAACCCAATCTACCGCCACAAAGCACAAGAAAGCGAGTTTGAACCGACAGTCGGAAATGAAGAGATAATCGAGTCGATTGAAAGGCATGTTGAATCACATATCGGACGAATCGAAAATGTGTACCATGAACTTATATCAGATAAGGTACACCTCGATGTTCTTTTCTGTCCACCATCCGAAGAGTTTCCATTCAACACATTAATATCCTGTGGAATGAGTTCAAGACCGATGAATACTCCAGAGGGAGCTGAGCACTTGCAATATGGCGAACTTGTCCTTGCTCTACCGCCAGACTGGCCTTTGAGCCAGGAAGCTTTTGAGGAGGAGAAGAATTATTGGCCAATCCGATCGCTGAAAGCCTTGGCTCGATTTCCACACGACTACAAGACATGGATTTCTTTCGGACATACTATTCCAAACGGTGACCCACCACAACCGTTCGATTCAAGCACCAAGCTGTCAGGATGGATACTTCTCAACCCATTCATCTTTCCTGAAGAATTCTCTGAAAGCACAACTCCTTCCGGGGATAAACTACATTATTACCTAATGCTTCCTCTTTACGCTGAAGAAATGCAGTACAAGCTTGATTACGGCACCAATGCCCTAACTGACAAATTTGCCTAA
- a CDS encoding AbiU2 domain-containing protein, giving the protein MTTIEQYIDSIEIYSNILFSKISLKLAIFKGFEEKLKNNFKELANISPIFPFITESLHVDCVISISKLIEGKRSKNTIQMFMKFISENKSEISKKYPDLTIELIENHEKILTKIQREITNILHQRDKYFAHSDNEYFNLQGKLLHDFPETYDNLTIILNTLISIITDHRFLIKKSYPVNMSDFAYAHVERMYHLILESSEQ; this is encoded by the coding sequence ATGACTACTATAGAACAATACATTGATTCAATTGAAATCTACTCCAATATTCTATTCTCAAAGATCTCCTTGAAACTAGCTATTTTCAAAGGATTCGAAGAAAAGCTTAAAAATAATTTCAAAGAATTGGCGAATATTTCACCAATTTTTCCATTTATTACAGAATCATTACATGTAGATTGTGTAATTTCTATTTCTAAACTAATAGAAGGAAAAAGATCAAAAAATACAATTCAAATGTTCATGAAATTCATTTCAGAAAATAAAAGTGAAATTTCAAAAAAGTATCCAGATTTAACAATCGAGTTAATAGAAAATCATGAAAAAATCTTAACAAAAATTCAAAGAGAAATTACCAACATCCTTCACCAAAGAGATAAATATTTCGCTCATTCAGACAATGAATATTTCAATTTACAGGGAAAATTGCTTCATGATTTTCCAGAAACATATGATAATTTAACAATTATATTAAATACTTTAATTAGCATCATTACTGATCATCGATTCTTGATCAAGAAAAGCTATCCTGTAAACATGTCAGATTTCGCATATGCACATGTTGAAAGAATGTATCATTTAATTTTAGAATCAAGTGAACAATAG
- a CDS encoding DUF2971 domain-containing protein — protein sequence MIYQYASLGKYHLSNLKNRWIHFSNVNAFNDPFDSEIRVRHEGTEEQWRNYLKKIGENPKSINRKIWMLKAIAVANNRDQNKLYFPRKENIRYNAYVTCFSRRFDSILMWSHYAHNHTGFTRGFETKIEENLEYIDIEKGQLEYLKFGDVGRIVLFDVQYSSDPPPTANGLLEDKYVERFLKTKYIDWAYEQEVRAFCLNSWIKNEDIIHSTDCLKEIIFGLKTPIEDMKSMTLALKESGARDVKLYRCERLPDSFQIQKREIFDLDSETNNNGS from the coding sequence ATGATTTATCAATACGCATCACTGGGAAAATACCATTTATCGAATCTTAAAAATAGATGGATACATTTTTCAAATGTTAATGCTTTTAATGATCCATTTGATTCTGAAATCAGAGTGAGGCATGAAGGTACCGAAGAGCAGTGGCGAAATTATCTGAAAAAGATAGGTGAAAATCCGAAGAGTATAAATCGGAAAATTTGGATGCTTAAAGCTATTGCGGTTGCTAATAATAGAGATCAGAATAAATTATATTTTCCTCGAAAAGAAAATATTAGGTATAATGCATATGTTACATGCTTTTCTCGTCGATTTGACAGCATCCTGATGTGGTCTCATTATGCTCACAATCATACTGGCTTTACACGCGGTTTTGAAACTAAAATAGAAGAAAATCTTGAATACATTGACATTGAAAAAGGCCAGCTAGAATACCTTAAATTCGGTGACGTTGGTCGAATTGTTTTATTTGATGTGCAATATAGTAGCGACCCACCGCCAACAGCTAATGGACTTCTCGAAGATAAATATGTTGAACGATTTTTGAAAACTAAATACATTGACTGGGCTTATGAGCAGGAGGTTCGAGCATTCTGTTTGAATTCATGGATAAAAAATGAAGATATTATACATTCAACAGATTGCTTAAAGGAGATTATTTTCGGCCTAAAAACACCTATTGAGGATATGAAGAGTATGACGTTAGCATTAAAGGAAAGCGGGGCTAGAGACGTAAAACTATATCGCTGCGAAAGATTACCAGACTCATTTCAGATCCAGAAAAGAGAAATATTTGATTTAGATAGTGAAACAAACAATAACGGCAGCTAA
- a CDS encoding ASCH domain-containing protein: protein MKVLLSIKPEYAEKIFNGTKKFEFRRSIFKNKDIKTIVVYASSPIQRVIGEFEIDYIVNADLNKLWDKTKNHSGISEKYFFDYFKNKNKGYAIKIINTRRYKKHLLIKEDLKVSPPQSFCYL, encoded by the coding sequence ATGAAAGTCTTATTGTCGATTAAACCTGAATATGCCGAGAAAATTTTCAATGGAACAAAAAAATTCGAATTTCGACGATCCATTTTCAAAAACAAAGATATTAAAACGATTGTAGTTTACGCTTCGTCACCAATTCAAAGAGTAATAGGTGAATTCGAAATTGACTACATTGTAAATGCAGACTTAAATAAATTATGGGATAAAACCAAAAACCACTCTGGAATCTCAGAAAAATATTTTTTTGATTACTTTAAAAATAAAAATAAAGGTTATGCAATAAAAATAATAAATACAAGGCGATATAAGAAACACTTACTGATAAAAGAAGACCTTAAAGTATCACCCCCACAATCCTTTTGCTATTTGTAA
- a CDS encoding SH3 domain-containing protein, translating into MKNQFQIIIRIWLRRLFNKYMLNKLAILFIIFLSTDLAAESVYYINASSVRLRDKPSLSSNIVELLRENETVKWTGEKSKNSFIIDSKNNTKIEGYFYKVITSNENTGWVFSYYLTEEAIFIKELDPCTRSIPGETVHGINKLSHFNRENLSYFEKFKIKNVNYSIKNNGCDTFSQIITIEGDLDGTSNDNSAILHLTAKSLILLKDYYLKDFDLNKVIYHLKKKNIQFNLNYDFNSGKQIIEKEGEEFGYRFSIQEPIIKKNKIYIEVVLSSGLL; encoded by the coding sequence GTGAAGAATCAATTTCAGATAATAATTAGAATCTGGTTAAGAAGATTATTCAACAAATATATGCTCAATAAACTAGCAATATTGTTTATAATCTTTCTTTCTACGGATCTTGCAGCGGAAAGCGTTTATTACATAAATGCCTCTTCAGTACGGCTCAGAGATAAACCTTCTTTAAGTTCAAATATAGTTGAACTTTTACGGGAAAACGAAACAGTCAAATGGACTGGAGAAAAATCAAAGAATTCTTTTATAATTGATTCCAAAAATAATACCAAAATTGAAGGATACTTCTATAAAGTAATTACTTCAAATGAAAATACTGGCTGGGTTTTCTCATATTATTTGACTGAGGAAGCTATTTTTATAAAAGAATTAGACCCATGCACAAGATCAATTCCTGGGGAGACTGTTCATGGTATTAATAAATTAAGCCATTTTAACAGAGAAAATCTCAGTTACTTTGAGAAATTTAAAATCAAAAATGTAAATTACAGCATAAAAAATAATGGCTGCGATACATTTTCGCAAATCATCACGATCGAAGGTGATTTAGATGGAACTTCAAACGATAATAGTGCCATTCTACATTTGACTGCAAAAAGTCTTATTTTGCTAAAGGACTATTATCTTAAAGATTTTGATTTGAATAAAGTAATTTATCACCTTAAAAAAAAGAATATTCAATTTAATTTAAACTATGATTTTAATTCAGGAAAGCAGATAATCGAAAAAGAAGGTGAAGAGTTTGGTTATCGATTTAGTATTCAAGAACCAATAATCAAGAAGAATAAAATCTATATTGAAGTTGTCCTTAGTTCAGGTTTGCTATAG
- a CDS encoding ATP-binding protein — MFKILKFKNKFHSFALNEGKTSEKSNFFTILIGNNGTGKSNILRDIIKFFVSIKLELDTDIKSIGTPKKIFALTNTQSDKFPYDKFEKFKKDPIKYNNSKYFYLGSKNSYGSNNRTYQLSRAIDIIISNFKSIKLFEKLNEVFKFLELQPIIKIDFNFTKNTLENIGKLKELDLEDFYHYLDQNLDEDIIDNQRILKNYRELFNYIDRINEKLEKNQNKISLILNFSDKFIEKRLNIADMYVNLFAEYAVLHYLQERQILKKKTIKIYNSNNAEFDFKEASSGESNMLVQLLPLCALLQDDSLIIIDEPEVSLHPLWQSKYLELLNKILIDSNGCHVFIATHSHLLLADIPIENSEVIILRKDKNELRSKKIDYSTFGWSAENILLEVFKMPTTRNFYTAELVSRALEILAEPNNNINELNIIKRQLNEIFPNLKNYDPLHFIISEILNENNFRKN, encoded by the coding sequence ATGTTTAAAATACTAAAATTTAAAAACAAATTCCACTCATTTGCACTAAATGAAGGGAAAACCTCAGAGAAAAGTAATTTTTTTACTATTTTAATTGGTAACAATGGAACCGGAAAAAGTAATATTCTACGTGACATTATAAAATTCTTTGTATCTATTAAATTAGAATTAGATACCGATATTAAATCGATCGGAACACCGAAAAAAATATTTGCTTTAACTAATACACAATCCGATAAATTTCCTTACGATAAATTTGAAAAATTCAAAAAAGATCCCATTAAATATAACAATAGTAAATATTTTTACCTTGGATCAAAGAATTCATATGGTTCAAACAACAGAACTTATCAACTCTCCCGTGCGATTGATATTATTATTAGCAATTTTAAAAGTATAAAACTGTTCGAAAAACTAAATGAAGTTTTTAAATTTCTGGAACTTCAACCTATCATTAAAATTGATTTTAATTTTACTAAGAACACTTTAGAAAATATCGGTAAATTAAAGGAACTGGATTTAGAAGATTTTTATCATTATTTAGATCAGAATTTAGACGAGGACATAATAGACAATCAAAGAATTTTAAAAAACTATCGGGAACTCTTTAACTATATAGATCGAATTAATGAGAAATTAGAAAAAAATCAGAATAAAATTAGCTTAATATTGAATTTCTCAGATAAGTTCATTGAAAAGCGGCTAAATATTGCAGACATGTATGTAAATCTTTTCGCAGAGTATGCAGTCCTTCATTACCTTCAGGAACGCCAAATATTAAAGAAAAAAACAATAAAAATATATAACTCGAATAATGCAGAATTTGATTTTAAAGAAGCAAGTTCAGGTGAATCGAATATGCTTGTTCAATTACTACCACTATGCGCACTCCTTCAAGATGATTCCTTGATTATCATCGATGAACCTGAAGTGAGCTTACACCCTCTGTGGCAATCTAAATACTTAGAGCTATTAAACAAGATTTTAATCGACTCGAATGGATGTCATGTATTCATTGCCACTCATTCACATCTTTTACTCGCTGATATACCAATTGAAAATAGTGAAGTAATAATATTAAGGAAAGATAAAAATGAATTAAGATCAAAGAAAATTGATTATTCAACCTTCGGCTGGTCTGCAGAAAACATTCTCTTAGAAGTTTTTAAAATGCCTACTACGAGGAATTTTTATACTGCTGAACTTGTATCAAGAGCTTTAGAAATATTAGCAGAACCAAATAATAATATCAATGAGTTAAATATAATTAAAAGGCAATTAAATGAAATTTTTCCAAATCTTAAAAATTACGACCCTCTGCACTTTATCATATCTGAAATACTAAATGAAAACAATTTTCGAAAAAATTAA
- a CDS encoding HNH endonuclease has protein sequence MKTIFEKINRPYKKLKNDNLLIRLNYFDYKDWDKGIFSNLKEKIKNHLRKEQNNQCCYCRSKLGFDIRQTEIEHIIAKSKEKNFTFISKNLALCCPGCNSSKSTKNVLKRLSQKPLEIN, from the coding sequence ATGAAAACAATTTTCGAAAAAATTAATCGACCATATAAAAAATTAAAAAACGATAATCTATTGATTAGGCTAAATTATTTTGACTATAAGGATTGGGATAAAGGAATATTTTCTAATTTGAAAGAGAAGATAAAAAATCACCTAAGAAAAGAGCAAAATAATCAGTGCTGCTATTGTCGTTCTAAGCTAGGATTTGATATACGCCAGACAGAAATTGAACATATAATTGCCAAATCCAAAGAGAAAAACTTTACATTCATTTCAAAGAATCTTGCTCTCTGTTGTCCGGGCTGTAACTCATCAAAATCAACCAAAAATGTTTTGAAGAGATTGTCCCAAAAACCGTTAGAAATCAATTAG
- a CDS encoding SH3 domain-containing protein: MKLITIILTFFVFTLNCKKENVDHDIKLKIKHSPNEMTIKAKGGLRLRDFPGISGKIITVIPDGSKVKIFQYASDTEKHDGVYGRWQKVVYNQYSGFVFSGFLVYENLSQYEEVPYVFSSEIESKIKSLFDYNLLDEIDFSKESRLPELEESKLENLEEFFINGYRIISISPKEEGCSFFGEANCINIIEKDRKYLTSDLNRKSFGKFEMQNENIEFFIEAGCGTTCDFSYNSTRYILNTKTNSFYRKEEYISENHCINELSEFEPECKLCTEGFKSERLITTITHELSFDGKIIKSDRKNEVIKE; this comes from the coding sequence ATGAAATTAATAACAATTATATTAACATTTTTTGTTTTTACTCTAAATTGTAAAAAAGAAAATGTAGATCACGATATTAAATTAAAAATTAAGCATTCACCAAATGAGATGACTATAAAAGCGAAAGGAGGGTTAAGACTTAGAGATTTTCCTGGTATATCTGGAAAAATCATTACTGTTATTCCAGATGGTTCTAAAGTCAAAATATTTCAATACGCTTCGGATACTGAAAAACATGATGGTGTTTACGGTCGCTGGCAGAAGGTAGTGTACAACCAATATTCTGGTTTTGTATTTTCTGGATTCTTAGTCTATGAAAACCTGTCTCAATATGAAGAAGTTCCATACGTCTTCAGTTCCGAAATTGAATCTAAAATAAAAAGTTTATTTGATTATAATTTATTAGATGAAATCGATTTCAGTAAGGAATCGAGATTACCCGAACTAGAAGAAAGCAAATTAGAAAATCTAGAAGAATTTTTTATCAACGGATATAGAATTATCTCTATTTCACCAAAGGAAGAAGGTTGCTCTTTTTTTGGAGAAGCTAATTGTATAAATATAATCGAGAAGGATCGAAAATATTTGACCTCCGATTTAAATAGAAAATCTTTCGGTAAATTCGAAATGCAAAATGAGAATATAGAATTTTTTATTGAAGCAGGTTGTGGGACAACTTGCGATTTTAGTTATAACTCAACCAGATATATATTAAATACCAAAACCAATTCATTTTATAGAAAAGAAGAATATATTTCTGAAAACCACTGCATAAACGAATTGAGTGAATTCGAACCTGAATGCAAACTTTGTACAGAAGGTTTTAAAAGTGAGCGATTAATTACTACGATTACACATGAATTAAGTTTTGATGGAAAAATTATTAAAAGTGATCGGAAGAATGAAGTAATAAAAGAATAG
- a CDS encoding P-loop NTPase — protein sequence MNYSEILRKIENRLESGIILFCGAGLSKDVTDQDSKNLPLGKELAEELWNLFPSIFREKFDNSTLRDIFNILQVKKPNELAMFLNKRFSVDSKSIKDYYKRYIEFPWHKIYTLNIDDLFEVLERKFNPLIRINPISGTRYDKNKTSYNTLDVVHLNGTYSDAPSDVIFSQDDYATHQGKGHPFYDIFATELNENMVVFIGSELDEEILWKHVSIRSKKTRELKESRPESYLVTPSIQYAKKISLEALNITHIPMTGEEFSNKILSKLEKTYIEVASRKRNRLIELKKEVTVPLVQDLILKKNKGEKRRHILLGFRPIWDDITSSRTIERKIEIELYQEVINGIVNPDLEYKTNKIFILSGNAGDGKTAILMRLAYKLSNEGINVGFIDPDKDFFYSRLKNIVSATEKIEILIIDDVHIYKEKLIPLLNEVIKLNKVKYIILACRSSRVDKVLKFKENLQAPLCEVFCQKLNDEEILDLLKLLESEQMLGALKGKNLSDQIEIIKSKQRNDRQLIVSLIEATSGKDLTELIKNEYSELDGINRKIYGILSIAQNYDSKLSSSELSIACDEKNLEYLNSLKKLESRGLIFKTNTGYFSLRHRVIARHVFEKVIEEGDAPYYFESIARMAAIVAIDSKMSRNKRIKSLARICLGHDRLIEITFKNITKINDMYENISKLYSENPHYWLQRAAVEIEIGELPFAKNHIESALALSPLDPLILITKYHIELKTELVKPYSDDSRDIFIDIIDNLKDMLPSRKETDPKPYHIIGNLGLQWANQKISIKNDKKVFLISLKEVVHDGLREFPSDSLLKELNEELQRSILMCNI from the coding sequence ATGAATTATAGCGAAATATTAAGGAAAATTGAAAATCGGTTAGAAAGCGGAATTATATTATTCTGTGGTGCAGGACTTTCAAAAGATGTGACTGACCAGGATTCTAAGAATTTGCCTTTAGGTAAAGAATTAGCAGAGGAATTATGGAACTTATTTCCCTCAATTTTTCGTGAAAAATTTGATAATTCCACTCTTAGAGATATATTTAATATATTGCAAGTCAAAAAACCTAATGAGCTAGCTATGTTTTTAAATAAAAGATTTTCTGTAGATTCTAAGAGTATAAAGGATTATTATAAAAGATATATCGAATTTCCATGGCATAAGATTTACACACTAAATATAGATGATCTTTTTGAGGTATTAGAAAGAAAATTCAATCCTTTGATTAGGATTAATCCAATATCTGGTACAAGATACGATAAAAACAAAACTTCATATAATACATTGGATGTTGTTCATTTAAATGGAACGTATAGTGATGCGCCTTCAGATGTTATATTTTCACAAGACGATTACGCTACTCATCAAGGAAAAGGGCATCCTTTTTATGACATTTTCGCGACAGAATTAAATGAAAATATGGTTGTGTTTATAGGAAGTGAATTGGATGAAGAAATTTTATGGAAGCATGTATCTATTAGGAGTAAAAAGACTAGAGAATTAAAAGAAAGTAGACCAGAATCATACCTTGTAACTCCTTCAATTCAATATGCTAAAAAAATATCTTTAGAAGCTCTTAATATAACACATATCCCAATGACTGGTGAGGAGTTTTCAAATAAAATTCTATCAAAATTAGAGAAAACTTATATTGAGGTGGCAAGTAGAAAAAGGAATCGACTAATAGAATTAAAGAAGGAAGTTACAGTCCCTTTAGTTCAAGATCTTATTTTAAAGAAAAATAAAGGCGAAAAAAGAAGACATATTTTACTTGGATTCAGACCGATATGGGATGATATTACATCTTCCAGAACTATAGAAAGAAAAATTGAAATAGAATTATATCAAGAAGTAATAAATGGTATTGTAAATCCAGATTTAGAATATAAAACTAATAAAATATTTATTCTAAGTGGAAACGCTGGCGATGGGAAAACTGCAATATTAATGCGTTTAGCATATAAGCTATCAAATGAAGGAATAAATGTTGGTTTCATAGATCCCGATAAAGATTTTTTTTATTCAAGATTAAAAAATATTGTATCTGCAACTGAAAAAATAGAAATATTAATAATTGATGATGTACATATTTACAAAGAAAAACTAATTCCTTTATTGAATGAAGTTATAAAGTTAAATAAAGTTAAATATATAATTCTCGCTTGCAGATCAAGTAGAGTGGATAAGGTTTTAAAATTTAAAGAAAATTTACAAGCTCCTCTATGTGAAGTATTTTGCCAAAAATTAAATGATGAAGAAATATTAGATTTACTTAAATTACTAGAATCGGAACAAATGTTGGGTGCTTTAAAAGGTAAAAATTTATCCGACCAAATAGAAATAATAAAAAGCAAACAAAGAAATGATAGACAACTTATTGTTTCATTAATAGAAGCGACTTCTGGAAAAGATTTAACAGAATTAATTAAAAATGAGTATTCTGAATTAGATGGTATTAATCGAAAAATTTATGGAATTCTTTCAATTGCTCAAAACTATGATTCTAAACTTTCCTCTTCTGAATTGTCAATTGCTTGCGACGAAAAAAATTTAGAGTATTTAAATTCATTAAAAAAACTAGAATCTAGAGGACTTATTTTTAAAACAAATACTGGATATTTTAGTCTGCGACATAGAGTAATAGCTCGACATGTGTTTGAAAAAGTTATTGAAGAAGGCGATGCACCTTACTATTTTGAATCAATAGCTAGAATGGCAGCAATTGTCGCAATTGATTCAAAGATGTCTCGCAATAAAAGGATAAAAAGTCTTGCTAGAATATGTTTAGGACACGATCGATTAATTGAAATTACATTTAAAAATATTACTAAAATAAATGATATGTATGAAAACATATCAAAATTGTATTCTGAAAATCCTCACTATTGGCTTCAACGAGCCGCTGTTGAAATTGAAATTGGAGAGTTACCATTTGCAAAAAATCATATTGAATCTGCATTGGCTCTTTCTCCATTAGATCCTCTAATTTTGATAACAAAATATCATATAGAACTCAAAACGGAATTAGTAAAACCTTATAGTGATGACTCAAGAGATATTTTTATAGACATTATTGATAATCTAAAAGACATGTTACCTTCAAGAAAAGAAACCGATCCTAAGCCATATCACATTATAGGAAACCTTGGATTACAGTGGGCTAACCAAAAAATATCGATTAAAAATGATAAAAAGGTATTCTTAATCTCATTAAAAGAAGTAGTTCATGATGGATTGAGAGAATTTCCATCAGACAGCCTATTGAAGGAACTTAATGAAGAATTACAAAGAAGTATTCTTATGTGCAATATATGA
- a CDS encoding YqjF family protein yields the protein MDTVKQELLNHLDHRPWDLPKRKWFWYQEWNNAIFLHYKVEDNLLRKFIPKNLDLDYFNNETWISVVAFTMNKIHIRNTFQIRPISNFHEVNLRTYVKMDEKQGVYFLSIEAEKIIPTILANMMSGLPYKHSNISRNPDSFRLTGKRSEINIKYNISGKKNPTKLDQWLTERYCLYKNHNENLNRLEIHHKPWELMSINITGLNIKYNEFRHWVDFNKPFCSHFSPGVKVIAWT from the coding sequence ATGGATACAGTGAAACAAGAATTACTAAATCATCTTGACCATCGACCATGGGATTTACCAAAGAGAAAATGGTTTTGGTACCAAGAATGGAACAATGCGATATTTCTACATTACAAAGTAGAAGATAATCTTTTAAGAAAATTCATTCCAAAGAACTTAGATTTAGATTATTTTAATAACGAAACTTGGATTTCAGTTGTAGCTTTCACAATGAATAAAATTCATATTCGAAATACTTTTCAAATCAGACCAATTTCCAATTTTCATGAAGTTAATCTCAGAACCTATGTAAAAATGGATGAAAAACAAGGTGTTTATTTTTTGAGTATTGAAGCCGAAAAAATTATTCCTACAATTTTAGCCAATATGATGTCTGGATTACCTTACAAGCATTCGAATATTTCAAGAAATCCTGATTCCTTCAGATTAACAGGGAAAAGAAGTGAAATTAATATTAAATATAATATTTCGGGTAAAAAAAATCCTACAAAATTAGATCAATGGCTGACCGAAAGATACTGCTTATATAAGAATCACAATGAAAATTTAAATCGATTAGAAATTCACCATAAACCTTGGGAATTAATGAGTATTAATATTACAGGTCTAAATATAAAATACAATGAATTTAGACATTGGGTCGATTTTAATAAACCTTTCTGTTCTCATTTCTCTCCAGGTGTTAAAGTAATAGCTTGGACTTAG
- a CDS encoding IS256 family transposase: protein MKNKNTTTSNSQSNIDSFRSFLKSNIETEIRKKSLEFIQEIMEEEIEALCGKRFSRKVEESLAYRAGSENVFVPILGQKHKIKKPRVRKSGQEVLLESYANLKSEADLGEIVFKLMVSGLTTRRFRECLKDVSEQLGVSKSKISREFVNASRAHFNKLNTRKFPGKEFFSIFIDGIHVADEVIVVVLGVDKEGHKHFLSVVQGSSEHSEIVLSALRKLQDREISLTERVLVVSDGSKGIEKGIKQYFGENYDHQRCILHKMRNIKACLPKEYHDEFQIEYKAIFNLNEYSKAKESLKAMEHWLGNISETAKMSLLEGQDNLLTCHRIQLPIEIRKTFQSTNPIDSAFSHPRFQMNRVKRWRKNRDMTTRWTAALLYAQELHFRKVKGYKEIEKFLSNYLANKKVIEENFTEMNISLSA, encoded by the coding sequence ATGAAAAATAAAAACACAACCACATCGAATAGTCAATCGAATATTGATAGTTTTCGATCTTTTTTAAAATCAAACATAGAAACTGAAATCCGAAAAAAATCCTTAGAATTTATCCAAGAGATCATGGAAGAGGAAATCGAAGCCCTATGCGGAAAAAGATTTAGCCGTAAAGTAGAAGAAAGTCTAGCATATCGTGCAGGTTCAGAGAATGTTTTTGTTCCAATATTGGGTCAGAAACATAAAATCAAAAAACCAAGAGTCAGAAAATCTGGACAAGAAGTTTTACTAGAAAGCTATGCAAATTTAAAATCCGAAGCAGATCTTGGAGAAATTGTTTTCAAACTGATGGTATCTGGTCTAACGACACGGCGATTTAGAGAATGCTTGAAAGATGTATCTGAGCAACTTGGAGTTTCAAAATCAAAGATATCCAGAGAATTTGTAAATGCTTCTAGAGCACATTTTAACAAACTGAATACGAGAAAATTTCCAGGCAAAGAATTCTTTTCCATTTTCATTGATGGTATTCATGTAGCGGATGAAGTGATAGTAGTTGTATTAGGTGTAGATAAAGAAGGACACAAGCATTTTTTGTCGGTGGTACAAGGCTCAAGTGAACATTCTGAAATAGTATTATCTGCTTTAAGGAAACTACAAGATCGTGAAATTTCACTTACTGAACGGGTTTTGGTTGTCTCAGATGGTTCAAAAGGAATTGAGAAAGGCATTAAGCAATACTTTGGTGAAAACTATGATCACCAAAGGTGTATTTTACATAAAATGAGAAATATAAAAGCGTGCTTGCCCAAAGAATATCATGATGAATTTCAAATTGAATATAAAGCAATTTTCAATTTGAATGAATACTCGAAGGCTAAAGAATCTTTGAAAGCAATGGAACATTGGTTAGGGAATATCAGTGAAACAGCTAAGATGAGTCTGTTAGAAGGTCAAGACAATCTATTGACTTGTCATAGAATCCAATTACCAATCGAAATTCGAAAAACATTTCAATCAACGAATCCCATTGATTCAGCCTTTTCACATCCAAGATTTCAAATGAACCGAGTAAAAAGGTGGCGTAAAAATCGAGACATGACAACACGATGGACAGCAGCTCTCCTATATGCACAAGAGCTTCATTTCAGAAAAGTAAAAGGATACAAAGAAATAGAAAAATTTCTATCCAATTATTTAGCCAATAAAAAAGTAATTGAAGAAAACTTTACAGAGATGAATATATCTTTATCCGCCTAA